Genomic segment of Thermoanaerobacterales bacterium:
GCAACGGGTGCGACATTGAGATTCTGGCCTGCCTTACGCCGCTTTACGATGTCGAGCGTTTCGGTATTCTGAATATCGGTAACCCGAAACACGCCGATATCCTGGTCGTTACCGGGCCGGTAAACAAGCGTAACCACCGTGTACTGGAGAACCTTTACAACCAGACGCCCGACCCGAAGATGGTCCTGGCCGTGGGAGCCTGCGCCGCCACGGGTGGCATTTTCCATAACTGCTACAACGTGCTGGGGGGCATTGACAAGGTCATTCCCGTTGACGTATATGTCCCCGGCTGCCCACCGCGCCCGGAGGCGATTATCGACGGGGTGGTGCTGGCGCTGGAGAAGCTGAAAAAGAGCCGCAAACAAGTGGGGTGAGAGCGATGCAGAGTACGCCAACCGATAAGCAAGAGCTTTTGACCGTTGCTGAGAAACTGGCCGGCGAGGGGGCGCGGCTCGCGGCCGCCACCTGTCTGGATGCCGGTGACCGGTTTGAGGTCATCTACCATTTTCAGAAGGATCATGAAACACTGAACGTCCGGGTAATGATCAGCAAGGACGAGGAGCTGC
This window contains:
- the nuoB gene encoding NADH-quinone oxidoreductase subunit NuoB; amino-acid sequence: NGCDIEILACLTPLYDVERFGILNIGNPKHADILVVTGPVNKRNHRVLENLYNQTPDPKMVLAVGACAATGGIFHNCYNVLGGIDKVIPVDVYVPGCPPRPEAIIDGVVLALEKLKKSRKQVG
- a CDS encoding NADH-quinone oxidoreductase subunit C, yielding MQSTPTDKQELLTVAEKLAGEGARLAAATCLDAGDRFEVIYHFQKDHETLNVRVMISKDEELPSISGIMLPAALIENEMSEFFGLKIVGKAIDFQGRMLLAEESPQTPLLKS